One genomic window of Arachis hypogaea cultivar Tifrunner chromosome 8, arahy.Tifrunner.gnm2.J5K5, whole genome shotgun sequence includes the following:
- the LOC112707294 gene encoding G-type lectin S-receptor-like serine/threonine-protein kinase At4g27290 — MDNQDNQSLKKNHLPLFLLLLSKILLFSQHVSSETDSISMSQQLPEGKTLVSQGGSFEFGFFSPGSSENRYLGIWYHNIPVRTAVWVANRANPVKEKSSMLHINNEGNLDLVNQNGSVIWSAKSTKKAQSPILQLLESGNLVLRDETDQDPEQFLWQSFDYPCDTLLPGMKLGWDLKTGLERRVTAWKNGDDPSPGDFSWGISILGVPQVMMWKGSDEFYRGGPWIGIGFSGAPELKTNPLFEFKFVSNNDEVYYTFNLTNKSMISRVVMNQTLLTRQRYIWIQDAKSWRLYASVPRDNCDSYSLCGPNSNCIIADSPVCQCLTGFEPKSQQSWDMMDWTQGCILTDKLSCNDTSKDGFMKFSGLKYPDTSHSWVNQSMNLNQCRDECLKNCSCKAYANSDVRGEGSGCLMWFSELQDIRQFSGGGGQDVYIRMKSSAIGRRGHNMNLAVILISLASVIVVSLVLYFIGKRIISLRAKNTEKKLLVEKHDDEGDKEDLELPIFDLATIVKATGDFSFSNKLGEGGFGTVYMGTLADGQEIAVKRLSRSSGQGLNEFKNEVILIAKLQHRNLVKLLGCCIQGDEKMLVYEYMPNKSLDSIIFDHAKSKVLDWSKRFNIICGVARGLLYLHQDSRLRIIHRDLKASNVLLDSELSPKISDFGMAKTCGGDQTEGNTNRVVGTYGYMAPEYAIHGLFSVKSDVFSYGVLLLEIVSGKKNRGFSQSKNYINLIGHAWILWKENRPLELIDPCMENSCDLSEALRCIHISLLCVQQNPEDRPTMSNVVVMLGSEGPLPQPKEPAFLTEKYSFEVDSSSKQISSSTNEISVTMLEPR, encoded by the exons ATGGATAATCAGGACAATCAAAGTTTGAAGAAGAATCATCTTCCACTATTCTTGCTTCTTCTCAGTAAAATTCTCTTGTTCTCTCAACACGTCTCAAGTGAAACTGATTCAATTTCCATGTCTCAGCAACTTCCTGAAGGGAAAACCTTGGTTTCACAAGGTGGAAGCTTTGAATTTGGTTTCTTCAGCCCAGGAAGTTCTGAAAACCGTTACTTGGGGATATGGTACCATAATATTCCAGTAAGAACAGCTGTTTGGGTTGCAAATAGAGCCAACCCTGTCAAAGAAAAATCTAGCATGCTGCATATAAACAATGAGGGAAATCTTGATCTAGTTAACCAAAATGGCAGTGTAATATGGTCAGCAAAGTCAACAAAGAAGGCGCAGAGTCCAATTCTTCAGCTCTTAGAATCCGGGAATCTAGTTCTGAGAGATGAAACTGACCAAGATCCTGAACAGTTTCTATGGCAAAGCTTTGATTACCCTTGTGACACACTCTTGCCAGGAATGAAGCTAGGATGGGACCTTAAAACTGGTCTAGAGAGGCGTGTAACGGCTTGGAAGAATGGGGATGATCCATCACCAGGTGATTTTTCTTGGGGTATCTCAATTCTAGGTGTTCCTCAAGTTATGATGTGGAAAGGCTCTGATGAATTCTATCGTGGCGGTCCATGGATTGGTATTGGATTCAGCGGTGCACCAGAGCTGAAGACTAATCCGCTTTTCGAGTTCAAGTTTGTATCCAACAATGATGAAGTTTACTACACATTCAATCTCACAAATAAGTCTATGATTTCAAGAGTTGTTATGAACCAAACATTGCTTACTCGCCAGCGATATATTTGGATTCAAGATGCCAAATCTTGGAGGCTATATGCTTCTGTGCCTAGAGATAACTGTGACTCTTATAGCCTCTGTGGTCCTAATTCAAATTGTATCATAGCTGATTCGCCAGTGTGCCAGTGTTTGACAGGTTTTGAGCCTAAATCGCAGCAGAGTTGGGACATGATGGATTGGACTCAAGGATGCATACTCACTGACAAATTGAGCTGTAATGATACCAGCAAAGATGGGTTTATGAAATTCAGTGGATTGAAGTATCCAGATACTTCACATTCTTGGGTCAATCAGAGTATGAATCTTAATCAATGCAGGGATGAATGCTTGAAGAATTGTTCCTGTAAAGCGTATGCGAATTCGGATGTTAGAGGAGAAGGTAGTGGCTGTTTGATGTGGTTCAGTGAGCTCCAAGATATTCGACAGTTTTCTGGTGGCGGTGGTCAAGATGTTTATATTCGAATGAAAAGCTCGGCTATAG GTAGGAGAGGCCATAACATGAATTTGGCAGTGATATTAATCAGCCTTGCCTCTGTAATTGTGGTGTCTCTGGTTTTGTACTTTATAGGCAAGAGAATCATAAGCTTAAGAG CtaagaacacagagaagaagTTATTGGTGGAAAAACATGATGATGAAGGTGATAAAGAAGATCTAGAGCTTCCAATCTTTGATCTTGCTACAATTGTCAAAGCAACTGGTGACTTCTCATTCAGCAATAAACTTGGAGAAGGTGGATTTGGAACCGTATATATG GGTACCTTAGCAGATGGACAAGAAATTGCTGTGAAGAGACTCTCACGGAGTTCTGGACAAGGATTGAATGAATTTAAGAATGAAGTGATATTGATTGCTAAACTTCAGCATCGAAATCTTGTTAAGCTTCTTGGATGCTGTATTCAAGGAGATGAGAAGATGCTTGTCTATGAATACATGCCTAACAAAAGCCTAGACTCTATTATCTTTG ATCATGCCAAAAGTAAAGTTTTAGATTGGTCTAAGCGCTTCAACATCATTTGTGGAGTTGCGCGGGGACTGCTTTATCTTCATCAAGATTCTAGGCTAAGGATAATACACAGAGATCTTAAAGCGAGTAATGTGTTACTTGACAGCGAGTTGAGTCCCAAAATATCCGATTTCGGCATGGCTAAAACTTGTGGAGGTGATCAAACAGAAGGAAATACAAATAGGGTGGTTGGAACATA CGGCTACATGGCACCTGAATATGCTATTCATGGACTATTCTCAGTCAAATCCGATGTCTTTAGCTATGGCGTATTACTTTTGGAGATAGTAAGTGGTAAAAAGAACAGAGGATTTTCTCAATCAAAGAACTATATAAACCTTATCGGACAt GCATGGATATTGTGGAAAGAAAACAGGCCACTGGAGTTGATTGATCCTTGCATGGAGAATTCATGTGATCTATCAGAAGCATTGCGTTGCATCCACATAAGTCTTCTATGTGTGCAACAGAACCCAGAGGATAGGCCAACAATGTCAAATGTGGTTGTGATGTTGGGAAGTGAGGGTCCCTTGCCCCAACCTAAGGAACCTGCTTTCCTCACTGAGAAGTACTCTTTTGAAGTAGATTCTTCTAGCAAACAAATATCATCTTCTACCAATGAAATAAGTGTTACCATGTTAGAGCCTCGTTAG